From Glycine max cultivar Williams 82 chromosome 11, Glycine_max_v4.0, whole genome shotgun sequence, the proteins below share one genomic window:
- the LOC100789848 gene encoding B3 domain-containing transcription repressor VAL1 codes for MGSDICVVNGSCTHEWRKGWPLRSGGFAQLCCKCGFMEEWKGDILDRLSAYENSVFCNKFHRQQTGWRECNFCNKPIHSGCIVSRSLFGYLDFGGIGCVSCVNTTQLSMMRNTENPNVSVSSIKNNASDRHSAHFDGRLLVGGVDEGKLMQFCKIIEASESSHWNHAQSDGIIAHHGQNNQEAKCSFREGDIGFSNVRKPSVQSLTFATLENNRSTWEIKNMHESNAQPSFSMYLGNASGNDSVPPSAGEAVEGRLEGKTSPPFQRSRPICPKPLKSGLTMNVETDKGAISQSRVARPPADGRGKNQLLPRYWPRITDQELERLAGDLKSTVVPLFEKVLSASDAGRIGRLVLPKACAEAYFPPISQSEGVPLRMQDVKGNEWTFQFRFWPNNNSRMYVLEGVTPCIQAMQLCAGDTVTFSRIDPGGKLVMGFRKASNSTDTQDASTSAQSNSAKGTISSGTENLPSGSNHANLLHSLTGNVETHLNGHTEHLHLGTGTAGLLKTENNEMTNSSSPQQQISVLEKKRTRNIGPKSKRLLIDNEDAMELKLTWEEAQDLLRPPPSVKPNIVTIEDQVFEEYDEPPVFGKRTIFSACSSGGKEQWAQCDDCSKWRKLPVDALLPPKWTCSENVWDSSRCSCSVPEELSSKELENLLKTNKDFKKRRIAESSKSIQEHEASGLDALASAAVLGENLVDTAESSAGATTKHPRHRPGCSCIVCIQPPSGKGRHKPTCTCNVCMTVKRRFKTLMLRKKKRQSEREADTAQKDQTLLKDEPDTNGAPRDDTSRLEKEVGLNKSQHQVGESSTGQIDLNSHPNREDMQVETTGLNMSSHLEPATNHTVGEFMDKNDLRRSFNNEVQTGQNSSLHTPPQSSGEGQRYFSDGRCFASIVWNQERKDEVHSQPNQSQNNLS; via the exons ATGGGTTCCGACATTTGCGTTGTGAATGGTTCGTGCACTCACGAATGGAGAAAGGGGTGGCCTCTGCGATCTGGTGGATTCGCTCAACTATGCTGCAAGTGCGG ATTTATGGAGGAGTGGAAGGGTGACATCCTTGACCGGTT ATCTGCCTACGAGAATTCAGTTTTCTGTAATAAATTCCACCGCCAACAAACTGGTTGGAGGGAGTGTAACTTTTGCAACAAG CCTATCCACAGTGGATGCATAGTATCTAGATCTTTGTTCGGGTATCTTGACTTTGGTGGCATAGGTTGTGTCAGCTGTGTAAATACTACCCAACTTAGTATG ATGAGGAATACTGAAAATCCAAATGTGTCAGTTtcgtcaataaaaaataatgcgaGTGATCGGCATTCTGCTCATTTTGATGGCAGACTGCTTGTGGGTGGTGTTGATGAAGGAAAACTTATGCAATTCTGCAAAATTATTGAAGCTAGTGAATCCAGCCACTGGAATCATGCTCAAAGTGATGGCATAATTGCACATCATGGGCAAAACAACCAAGAAGCCAAGTGTTCATTCAGGGAAGGGGACATTGGATTTTCAAATGTGAGGAAACCATCCGTTCAGTCATTGACATTTGCTACGTTAGAAAATAATAGGTCAACATGGGAGATTAAAAACATGCATGAATCAAATGCACAGCCATCTTTCAGTATGTATCTGGGAAATGCATCAGGGAACGACTCCGTCCCACCTTCTGCTGGAGAGGCTGTAGAAGGAAGACTCGAGGGAAAAACATCTCCTCCCTTTCAAAGATCTCGCCCTATATGTCCTAAACCATTGAAGAGTGGGCTTACCATGAATGTGGAGACAGATAAAGGTGCAATTTCTCAATCACGTGTTGCTCGGCCACCTGCAGATGGCAGGGGCAAGAATCAGTTACTTCCCCGATATTGGCCGAGGATTACTGATCAAGAGCTGGAGCGATTGGCTGGAGA TTTGAAATCCACTGTAGTGCCATTATTTGAGAAGGTGTTGAGTGCCAGTGACGCAGGTCGAATTGGCCGTCTTGTTCTCCCAAAAGCCTGTGCTGAG GCATATTTTCCTCCTATTTCACAATCTGAAGGTGTTCCTTTGCGAATGCAAGATGTGAAGGGGAATGAGtggacatttcagttcagattTTGGCCTAATAACAACAGCAGGATGTATGTATTGGAGGGTGTGACCCCTTGCATACAGGCCATGCAATTATGTGCTGGTGATACTG TAACATTTAGTCGGATAGATCCTGGAGGCAAACTAGTTATGGGTTTCAGAAAAGCATCAAATTCTACAGATACACAG GATGCCTCCACATCTGCACAATCTAATTCAGCAAAGGGAACCATCTCTTCTGGTACTGAGAATCTGCCATCAGGAAGTAATCATGCCAATCTTCTCCATTCATTGACAGGGAATGTTGAAACTCACTTAAATGGACATACAGAACATCTGCACTTGGGTACTGGAACTGCTGGATTGCTTAAAACTGAAAATAATGAGATGACAAACAGCAGTTCACCACAACAACAAATTTCGGTTTTAGAGAAGAAGAGGACTCGCAATATTGGGCCTAAAAGTAAGAGGTTGCTAATTGATAATGAAGATGCCATGGAGTTGAAACTTACATGGGAAGAAGCACAAGATTTGCTTCGTCCTCCTCCTAGTGTCAAGCCAAACATTGTCACAATTGAGGACCAAGTATTCGAAGAATATGAT GAACCCCCTGTTTTTGGAAAGAGAACTATATTCAGTGCCTGTTCATCTGG GGGGAAGGAACAATGGGCTCAGTGTGATGATTGCTCTAAATGGCGAAAGCTGCCCGTTGATGCTCTTCTTCCTCCCAAGTGGACATGTTCTGAAAATGTTTGGGATTCAAGCAG GTGTTCATGCTCTGTGCCGGAGGAGTTAAGTTCAAAGGAATTAGAAAATCTTCTGAAAACCAACAAAG ATTTTAAAAAGCGGCGAATTGCAGAAAGCAGCAAGTCAATCCAAGAACACGAGGCTTCTGGCCTGGATGCCCTTGCCAGTGCAGCTGTCCTTGGAGAAAATCTTGTTGACACTGCCGAGTCATCAGCTGGAGCCACCACCAAACATCCTAGACACCGTCCCGGCTGCTCTTGCATCGTATGTATTCAGCCACCAAGTGGAAAGGGGAGGCATAAGCCAACCTGTACGTGCAACGTGTGCATGACCGTGAAGCGCCGGTTCAAAACCCTCATGCTAAGGAAGAAGAAACGGCAATCTGAACGCGAAGCAGATACTGCCCAAAAAGACCAAACTCTCCTGAAAGATGAGCCGGATACCAACGGAGCACCGAGGGACGATACAAGTCGGTTGGAGAAAGAGGTGGGACTAAACAAAAGTCAACATCAGGTGGGTGAGTCCAGTACTGGACAGATCGATCTGAATTCTCATCCCAACCGCGAAGACATGCAAGTGGAAACCACAGGACTTAACATGTCTAGTCATCTTGAACCAGCAACAAACCATACAGTAGGAGAATTTATGGACAAAAATGACCTAAGAAGAAGCTTCAATAATGAAGTGCAGACTGGTCAGAATTCTTCTTTGCACACTCCTCCTCAATCTAGTGGAGAAGGTCAGAGATACTTCTCTGATGGAAGATGCTTTGCATCCATTGTGTGGAACCAGGAAAGAAAGGATGAGGTACATAGTCAACCCAATCAGAGTCAAAACAATctttcttaa